Below is a genomic region from Vibrio nitrifigilis.
TAGTGTAATATCACAGTTAATAATATCTTTGGCTTTCAGAGCTTGTCCTTCTTTAGGAACACCGTGGCAAACCACCTCATTAATAGAGGTATTGAGAACATATTGGTAATCATACTGACCTTTACTCGCAGGGCGAGACTGCAGTTCATTAACAATAAAATCTTCTACTTTGTCGTTGATTTCCATTGTCGTAACACCTGGCACGACAAAACCATCAAGCATCGCAAATACCTTGGCTAAAAGCTTGCCAGATTGGCGCATTAACTCTTGTTCTTGTTGATTTTTAATAATGACAGTTTCAGTCATTCATTCACTCCTCTGCACATACGTCTTCTGGTATTTCAACATCTTTCATCAGCTGAGCAATGATGTCGTTAAAGGACAAGCCAGGATTTTTTTCAGCCAACATTCCAATTTTCATCCAAAATTCCGCTTGTGAGTTTATCGAACGCAGCATAACTGCACTCGCTTTGCGTACTTCCGCATGCAAATTATCTGAGATTTTTACAATACCCATAATATACGTTTCATATATAAAACATATACGCATGATAGGCTTATTTATTGAACATTCAACCATGTAAAAATCAAGGTTAATACACTACTAACAAAGAATTACCTTGCATAATTCTTTGTGGCTATTTTAAAAATCCAAATAATAACCTATTGATTTAAAATAAAAATTAAAACAAAAAAAGCAAATAAGAATATTAGATTTATACGCTTTTATTTATATACTTAAACATACCTTTTCACCATTAAAGATCAGCGAATGAAGAAAATCGTATTGGGTTGTATTCTGTGGTCTCTATTAGTGTTAACTATCATTGGTAGTGTTTTGCTTCCTATCCAAACCGATCGCGTTGTGTCTTTACACAACATTGAACCACAAAAAAATAGTGCATTAGTCTTTTTCGGTTTTCCAACATGTTCAGGAAGTTGTCCTGTCACCATGGCCTACCTTACCGACATGATTCAAACATGGCCAAACGATGGCACTGATTCTCCCGATATCATATTTATTAACATTGACTTAGACAGTAATGAACATGCAACACAAGAGTACGCGCAGAGCTTTCATTCCTCTTTTTATGGCTACCAGCCCACATATAAACAATTAAAACAATTTACAGCTGACTTTGGCCTCAAC
It encodes:
- a CDS encoding ParD-like family protein, coding for MGIVKISDNLHAEVRKASAVMLRSINSQAEFWMKIGMLAEKNPGLSFNDIIAQLMKDVEIPEDVCAEE
- a CDS encoding SCO family protein, translated to MKKIVLGCILWSLLVLTIIGSVLLPIQTDRVVSLHNIEPQKNSALVFFGFPTCSGSCPVTMAYLTDMIQTWPNDGTDSPDIIFINIDLDSNEHATQEYAQSFHSSFYGYQPTYKQLKQFTADFGLNIKKIQDDISHKARTYYIEKQGSQWRLKQVFNPERLEYAQLSNALSTDGI